Part of the Rhipicephalus sanguineus isolate Rsan-2018 chromosome 5, BIME_Rsan_1.4, whole genome shotgun sequence genome is shown below.
catgccggtgcttgaaactgcttcgcaaaaaggtcctatacaggcttcatgtcgggaaggaaccacattagcatatgcaatatagtgtggtagaagagtgaaataagcaccaagtgtcgcacaacgcgaattctgtaaccaggcgtcacacaatgtgaattgcgcaacgagtaggttgttgaatacttccaacccattacaaaggactctgccataattcttcatcgtcatcaggcacagcatcaacaaagtgcgcataatgccttacataggtttagcaggtaccaacgctctccgtagaatgacgaaaaatggcacagtgcctgctgccctacttctaaaaaattacagtgatttatagcgtagtgggttcctcgcaagtgcacttgtattggttgccaaggaagcccataagcacatgatccacttcctcggggtctcagtaaaattacaatgtaTGCTGGCCAATGTATGCTGCTAGGATGTGCTTCGGTGGTCCATATATGGTCACGGCGTCTTGTTCAGAACTTCGTCGATGATGCGTGGgcgatgaagtggctgccaggtcttcatcctgtcgacttgtgtgaagctatgaatgagagacgtccagcggcacagacgccatactttttttccattcacgcgcacttcttcatcctcggcttctcctaccatggcttatagcgtagtgggttcctcgcaagtgcacttgtattggttgccaaggaagcccataagcgcatgatccatttcctcggggtctcagtgaagtccttcgcccccccacctccccgtctctctcccacgtcaacgtatgttatacagcatgacgggagagggaaatagcgaccgggcgtcacccaatgcaaattacataactggtgggccgtttaaagattccaacccattacaaagggctgagccataattcttcatcgtcatcagtcgtcgcgtcaacaaagtgcacataatgccttatagacgtgtagctggtgcctcgcttctccgcagaatgacgaataatggcttagtaggtgcttccaacttcacaaaaattgtgatttatggcgtagtgggtacctttcaagtgtacttgtagccccaagagagcttaatgggctctagaaacgccgctcttccagctttcgctgtgactgtgctgcagtttcagcgcaggcctggcgttttctttttttttgttagatgaGTGAAACAGTTACAAATGATGAGGCAATGAATTTCTGGAAGTCACTTCCATCTCGCAGCTCTTGAGCTATAATTCATCCAGTCTTGTCAGTTCATCTACCCGTAACAGCTATTTGGAAAGGCTATTTACAGTCTCTTGGTTTGTAATCAAAATTTTGCTACCATTTCGTTCGGGTGAAACAAGATATGTGATGCATCATCTCAGCACTGCTTGCACTCCTCAGCTTCCGTTTTATGTGTGAAGTGAAGCGCCACCCACAACTGACAATCGAAAGACTAATTCACAGGCTGACAACAAACATACTAAATGATTGCTTGGTGCTGCATGCAGCCAGAATCACGTAAGCGGATAGTGCACATCGTCACTTGTTagtcgccgtttgtggtgtcttgacttccttcctgtgtcctCGTTTGCACGCTCTGTTTTTTAGAATGACAGAGCATACTTCCAAGCTGTTGGGCATCAAAAAGGAATACATAGCATCTCACAAACAATCAGCATCATATGagccagcgcacaccgggttcacCAGAGTTCCTCTATACCACTCAATTCACTGTCACTACTgtcactgcagctgctggagtCAGATCCCAGAGTAATTATGATGCTGTCGAGCGTGCTTTCGATTGCACCATCCTGCCCCCAGGCCTCCTCTTCGAGACGTACCACATGAACGCAGTCGCGCACCCAGCTTTCTGTAGTCACAAGGGCAATGGCTTCGTTCAGAAGTTCTTCGACTCCAGCAAGAGTGAACGACCCGTTGTTGGCTGCAATATACCCCTTGACCTGGCTCCATACCATTTCAATAGGGTTGAATATACAATGGTAAGGAGGAAGCCAAACAATGTCATGACCAGCAACCTTGGCCAGGGCATCAATCCGGTATCCAGAAAAACAGTGCTTGTTTTGGTTAACCAGCTGAATGAGCTCGGGCTTCAACTGGTCATTCGACCACGGGATGTTTTTTTGAGTCAACCAAGACTGAATCTCGGCCTTGCACGAGGGCAAATTTTCGAGCGGAACACTATGGTGTGCAGCATTGTCCATGACAATTACGCTACGTGGCTCAATGTTTGCTAAAAGTTGTTCTTTGAACCATCTCTCAAAGCGTGGGCCATCCATTTCACTGCGGTAGTCACTGGTAACACTCTTTTTCGCCCGGGAAACGAGAGATGCCCCATCCAGAAGCCGTTTTCGCGTCCAGCATGGAGAACAATGAGCCGACCACCAAGCCCAGTTGTGAGACCCTTGCGGAAGGCGTCCGCACGTGACGACACAGTGGCGTCTTCCCACACCTTTTCCTTGGTGTGCCCAGAATTCACCCAGGTCTCGTCAAGGTAGTATATAGCCCTGCGAAAGCAAGGGAAAAATGTGCCAGGTTTCTGTTTTTAACGAGAGAGGTCAATTGAGACAGAATAAATTTATGATGTGCATCTAATATCGATCTACCGGGCAGTTTTTGGGTGGTActggaaaatacaaaaaaaaatgttcgcagaAGGTACCTACTCACATGAATAACAAAATACCTTCATTCAGAGCTATCCATACTTCATTATAACACGTCGATGCGTACTTGTGCCTTCGCTTGCTTACCAGAATAACAGACAAAATACAAGTAAGAGCCACAGATGCAaaagcaagccataaaaaaatacaaatcaaGATGAACGGCAACATGTATGAGGACGGGTGAATCAAAAATTAAACATTTAGCGGTGCGAGAACTTCCATCGTTACTTCCTCTTCCTACTCTTTCAACTCTGAATTTTTCCTagattccttctctctctcttacatgcggaatttgtgtttttattgacaTCGTTGACATTTATATCTCTGTCCAACAAATCGAAACAGTAACTGTACGTACCGTTTCTCCTTTCGCATTTCTCGAGTGGTCCGCAGATATTTTCGCCAACACACAGTGGTGTCATCCCTTTCCAGcagtgcacagttacgttttcgcttCCAAAATTCAAATCCAATGTTATTCAGAAGCCTGCGCATCGTTCTGACACTCAGGTGCTTCGGTAGCCCCATGTCGGTGACACCAATAACCTCACTGAGGATCTTTTCTGCCGTTTGCGCCTCGTTGCGAATGTAGTACTGACGTACtttccggcgaagagcagacagggtgaaactatcgtaccgctgcactgttgtctttccagtaacttttgctggcgattcagcggcgaaacgaagccttttacgcttctgggacttcagggtaccctttaaaacatccgccttgagccgtgcgacagtacgctcgctcacgccGGTAAGCTAGCTAACCGAACGAAACACGGAAGCGACGGAGAGTCCCGGTTGCGTCAGTCTCACTTGCGCGTACACATTGTAGAccacttgcttggtttgtttcgacagcttttggtactcaagcttcttgaGTATCCTGTGTGGCGAGCCAATTGGCGAGCAACCGGAGGAAGAAGGCACAGGCGACGTGGAGgccatttttttctgaaagaTGATGGTGAAGGAAGAGAGCCAATGCGACAGCAGTGGGGAACGCGGCAACTAAAAAAACCCCGAAAAATCTAAAATATAACGCTATTCACATAATATCGCTAATAATTATCTGGCATTATCAATTAGCAGCTAATAATTATAACGGCACATTTTTAAATAACTAGCTTACGcgcaaaaaacttttttttttgcggcactaCTTTCAGCTGCGCCGCGACACTGACGAAACGGCGTGGTTGggctctgtagccttgactgTATTGCCACAGAAAATTGTCCCCGAGTACAGGAATATCAAActacattgtcacgtggtcgtgacgtcgacgaagacagcagtgggcgttttcaagatgaaactgtttatttggccgaactcgaactacagcaatacacgctgtacactgatagcggcgaacaggacgTCGGCCTGACAAGCGATGGCCTGATAAAACTGACAAGCGATGAAGCAcgtcgacatttatacatgtgccgtcgaatattccagcgttatcgctggttgtcgcgcaagttctagaataatcTCGAGTGTTCGCTAGTTCGAATAAGTTCGAATAagcgtcttgtgcgcaatcttaacaaaatgacctACAATAATCGCGGAGTTTTTCAAACAATGAGGTGcgctttgcgctgagcgttgctgacattctttgtgggcgaaaaccgaatacagcgaaagtgaTATAAACAAACGCACATGGCAATATATCTGAAGTCTAACACAACGGATCGCCTAATATTCCTGCGTATATACTGCTAGCACAAGGACGACGACAGCGCGAACATGCATCAGCGtttaaagaaagtaaaaaaaagcacTATCGAGCGCACAGAATAATGAGACGGTTTCGACTTCTGTCTCTTGATCAGTACTTTTCGCCCTGTTTCTTAGCACTGTTGCGACAATATCTagtttttcattaaaaaaaaaagtcacagtctcaccgcaagggcgaagcaatgaatgcgatagcaagaaactaatgctatacgaagtgaggctcgccaatggatactcgcaatttgaacagcgctcctgttgcaaaggcggccgaagcagcgaaggatactagcgtgcttcaagtgtcgagctgtgacacttgatagttcgcgctcatcgtctgtttgttcgtttagcggcgtcccttgagctcgagtgactttcgtacgctccgtaacatgagcgcggacatcacggtgaaagcttgaaacatcactcttcccctcaccacgagaaaaccgcgcgagcagacagcggaagggcaaggttctccctgcgcaaatataagaagcgagcgagctcgccgacgacttttaaatacgcccgtcgtgctcctagcgccatctcgctggtaatgaggaAACGCTTAttagcgcctgccgtctctgagtccgtccagcggtaaagggtgtgtgtataacgctcaccgttagctacgtggaggttctgcgtttcgtggcgtagtggttacgccactcgctgtggagcaagaggtccctggttcgattccgtgcttcggaaccatttttctgaattattttattgcgatagcaattatatggacagtctcggctgaattttgccgtcgccgtcgccgtcatgcaccgtatatgcataagcatatatatatatattatatatatatatatatatatatatatatatatatatatatatatatatatatatatatatatatatatatatatatatatatataaaagccccaaagaaaaataattcagaaaaatgcttccgaagcgcggaatcgaacagggacctcttgctccgcagcgagtggcgctatccactacgccaccaaacgcagatcctccacgtggctaacggcgagcgttatatacacaccatttgccgctggacggactcagagacgctaggcgcgtataagcgtttcttcattaccagcgagatggcgttaggagcgtgacgggtggatttaaaagtcgtcggcgagcgcgctcgcttcttgttatgtttgcgcagggagaaccttgcccttccgctgtctgctcgcgcggttttctcgtgctgaggggaacagggatgtttcacgctttcaccgtgatgtccgcgctcatgttacggagcgtacgaaagtcattcgagctcaagggacgccgctaaacgaacaaacagaagatgagcgcgaactaccaagtgtcacagctcgacacttgaagcactctagtttccttcgctgctttggccgcctttgcaacaggaacgctgttcaaattgcgagtatccattggcgagcctcacttcgtatagcattagtttcttgctatcgcattcattgcttcgcccttgcggtgagactgtgactttttttctttggggcttttatatatatatacatacttatacatatacggtgcatgacggcggcgacagcgaaGGCAATATCCAGCcgtgactgtccatataattgctatcgaaataaaaacGCTATCCTGAGAATGTTGTTCATTCATAATTGAAACCACTACACAGTACAAAGGACACACTACataagacaaaaacaaaaaagtgcaCAGAACAAAGAGGAAATCACTGCAGAGCTTCCGTCAAGTTTATAACGTTTTCTTTTTCGCCCTATCTATTTTCTTGCTGTAGTTTGAAATATTTCGACTTCCACTACAATCATGTCTGTCACAGCGTTTCCCTGACGGCCGTATGCGCTCGGGCTAAGCGAATAAAGTCTCAGTTGTGTGGGCGGCTAACAGGCTTATCCTAAACAGTCTGCTGCCTAGCGAAAGCCGGCCGGCTGTCTACTTACTCTCCAATACGGTGATTACCGACTAATAGAATATTACTTCAGTGCACAATAAATATATCTACAGCGCCGCACAGACAAGAAGGCTATATGATATATTTTTCTGGTGATGCCGCGCATGTCTGGTTAACGATTCTTACCTTACGGAGTGTATAGTTAACGTTGCTTATGATGCATATATGTTATTAACTCTAAGCAACAGGAAGCCAACGTGACATGACAGCGTCCCTGGGCTGTTTCACGCGGCAAGCCCGGAACGCCAGCTTTATTGGATGGACGCGCTCCCCTCGCCTTGCAAAATCCCCATAATCTATGCATATAACGTGAGCTGCAGCTGACGGCTGTGCTTCGGTCGCGGGATGATACGTCAGAACATTCATATGTCAGGAGTGACCGAGCATTGCCTGGGTGGTCTAGATGCCTTATCATAAATGATACGTTGTGACATTGCTAACACATAATGTATTGCGCAAGAAGTTTTCGGCTAGGGACGAAATAAATGAGACATACAAGCCTAAGtccaactgaatctttatttggacattttttttataaaagaaagCGCGCCTGTGCCAATCTACCACCGCAAATCACAACATCCGAAAGCGATAACCAGCAACCTAAAAAAGTTGAAAGCAACGGCAACATTTAGAACAATTGACGCAGGTGCactgtttttttataaaaatcggAAGGCTAATGAAAAAAAGTCTGGGACTGAAACATATATAGAATCCCCGTATTTATGAACCTAATCAGCCCCAATATGATGAATATCACATATATGAAAGGAAGATGTAGAGGTTTGTCCGTCTCAATTAAGGGGAGTTCtcatatatagggtgtttcaagaaatgtgtccaaccttctcaaaaaatctgaaaaatgcgatatttgattgctgccttcagaattggtttttctgtagtggcagggattttaagatggttaaagaaattgtTTGGGActttaattaaaaaagttaaataataATCTTtttattagtggagttaggtggttttgtcaaataggagaattgaagttcttcatgccagaaacccaacccaacgttgagatttcgaaaaagtggcgtctagtaataattacgaagtaatgaaattcaaccaaattcaatggcgaaacctaaacagaaacatggaagaactgCCATATtattctgagacgtccaaaatgagcgaatgactttttctgtagcgctaggcatcttaagatggttagagacatgacttgagacagtaattaagaaagttaaacaattaactttttaattagtggagctaggtgactgtgtcaaattggggaattgaagttcttcgtgccagacacccatcccaacattgagaatTCGAAAAAGCAGCCtatagtaataattacgaagtaatgaaaatcaaccgaattcgatgctttcgctgttgaaagccgttgcatttggttgaatttcattacaccacaacaattactagaggacgctttttcgaaatctcaaagctcggatgggttcctcgcatgaagaacttcaattctcccatttgacacaatcaccaaactccactaattaaaaagttaattaatgtaactttcttcattactgtcctaaatgatatTCTTAACTACCTTgtgattcctgccgctacagaagaaGCAATTCTGAAATCCCCgagcaaatattgcattttcctgattttttttagaaggttggactcATTTCTTGAAAtacgctgtatatatatatatatatatatatatatatatatatatatatatatatatatatatatatatatatatatatatatatatatatatatatatatatggtagttCAAGAAATAGGTAGAGcatccgacgcgttattcgaaggtcgcaggttcggtccctgcccgcggcatgttatcttttcgtccacgcttctttcttcacatgtaccttacatttactactaataacatcccctatactctccttggcattattgtctgttagtgctcattaatattgtgtataacaaagaaaaacgagcccttgaaattaatacttctttccttcatatatatatatatatatatatatatatatatatatatatatatatatatacatacatgtgtgtgtgtgtgtgtgtgtgcgcgtgtgtgtctaTGATGGTACAAAGCACTAGCAGTAAAGATGAACGCAGCTGACGCCAGGACGGAACTTTCGATTACGTGATTCCATatcgctttttaaatgcgaagcatttcttagcgcacttctgcgactttgagcgtatctatctatctatctatctagccgcctacgactttgtgctccctggtcgcttggttaatctaatgtacaccaaaattggtatggcgtaacatgactgtatgacgaacatcaatgacaagtcataacatgaaaatcatgacacgcatgtcatgtacagcatgacttacgtgccacgctcatggggcactggcggccgtttcgctagcttaatctaACCCGGAATTGTTATcttctgacgtgactgtgtgacgagcataaataacatgagttcacacaaaaaccatgacacgcatatcacgtacagcatgacttacgtgccacgctcatggggcactggcggccgtttcgctagcttaatctaccccggaattggtatcttctgacgtgactgtgtgacgagcataaataacatgagttcacacgaaaatcatgacacgcatatcacgtacagcatgacttatgtgccacgctcatggggcactggcggccgtttcgctagcttaatctaccccggaattggtattttctgacgtgactgtgtgacgagcataaataacatgagttcacacgaaaatcatgacaagcatatcacgtacagcatgacttacgtgccacgctcatggggcactggcggccgtttcgctagctgaatctaccccggaattggtattttctgacgtgactgtgtgacgagcataaataacatgagttcacacgaaaatcatgacaagcatatcacgtacagcatgacttacgtgccacgctcatggggcactggcggccgtttcgctagcttaatctaccccggaattggtatcttctgacgtgactgtgtgacgagcataaataacatgagttcacacgaaaatcatgacacgcatatcacgtacagcatgacttatgtgccacgctcatggggcactggcggccgtttcgctagctgaatctaccccggaatcggtattttctgacgtgactgtgtgacgagcataaataacatgagttcacacgaaaatcatgacacgcatatcacgtacagcatgacttacgtgccacgctcatggggcactggcggccgtttcgctagcttaatctaccccggaattggtatcttctgacgtgactgtgtgacgagcataaataacatgagttcacacgaaaatcatgacacgcatatcactacagcatgacttacgtgccacgctcatggggcactggcggccgtttcgctagcttgatctaccccgaagttggtattgcgcgacgttactgtgtgacgaacataaataataggagttaacatgaaaaccatgacacgcattttcctcaatgacatacaagacgatgtatgcagctctttgctggctgcttcgcattacatcgattcccacaatgcgtgggatctgccggctttttatttttgtttgctgCTCACGAATGGCGTTGGTCTtgtgtcatttttcagatttcgcaggctttctttattggccagaaaaaaaagcgagcactCAATTAgtgcgttgttgaaaatagcgcagttaggtatcatttgaacatgcctacatatgtctcattgacattttaatgattaggtgagtatttgtcgagttagaaacataattatgaCTAAGTAAGCCGTATTAACGAAAATATTAGCAGTGGCTACTACAATGTagtgggaacaatatgcactaggtttgCTTCGTGTAACGACTTTCCTCTTTTACTGAAATCGCGGTGCGTGATAtgtgggacacccggtataaaaTGATCGATGTGCCTTTGGGCTGAATGCGGTTGACATGAGGTCATGGACTTGCTGacggcatttatatatatatatatatatatatatatatgtttatatatatatatatatatatataaatgccgtCAGCAAGTCCATGACCTCATGTcaaccgtatatatatatatatatatatatatatatatatatatatatgtatatatatatatatatatatatatatatatatatatatatatatatatatatatatatatatatatatatatatatatatatatatatatatatatatatagtgtgagcattgttcatgcccttcatgttctcatcatatgtacatactcatcatcaccaactgtgtttgtgttgtggggcccatactcgggacaataaagaagagtcttgagagtcctaaacgttgcctcacaagtggtggaggtgctgtccGGTCCCTGAATCCTCTCTCGTTAACAGATCCTCTCCCGCTTGACCGCGAACacatccctggagctccgttcgggacgccgcttacaccCCCTGCGTTCGGTGATGTCGCAAGACGAGCAGCCCAGCTCGGCAGCAACCCCAATGCTTGCCCCTGCGGCCACCCCTTCTTGGATGGTCTCCAGCCCTCAGAAGGACCCACCGATGTTCGCTGGGCTTCGCGGCgaggacgttgaagactggctggaagAGTATGACCGCGTGAGTGCCATCAACCACTGGGATGAGCCCGCGAAACTCACCCACGTTGTGTTTTGCCTCAcaggcgtcgcaaagacatggttcttcaaccatgctaCAGATTTCCCGAATTGGACCTCTTTTACTATTCAACTACGCGAGATTTTTGCAAACCCATCTGTGCGTTCAGATATCGCGAAGAAGAGGCTTGCTGGGCGTGTTCAGCACACGGGCGAGTCATACACATcttacatcgaagacgtgctcGCCCTCTGCCGCCGCGTCGACACCTCCATGGCGGAGAATGACCGTGTGCGCCACCTGCTGAAAGGTATTGGGACCGTCGCTTTCAATGCGCTTgtagtgcagaaccccacgaccgtagccgatattgtcgctacatgtcagcgcctcgacgaacttcAGACCACACGCCTGCAACCTGACATGTCTGACCAGAGGCCAACCAACGACATCGAGCTGCGTGCATTGATCCGCTCGATTATCCGAGAGGAACTCCACGCACAAGCTCCGCCGTGCCATCTTGAGGTTCGTACGACGCTACCTGGTGCCAATCTACGCGATGTCGTGAGGGAGGAATTGGCTTCCATGACCGGCACGCGAGTTCCGAGCCCGCATCCCATGCCAACCCCGCATCCCTTGCCAACCCCAACTTATGCCCAGATTGCTGCCATAACACCACAGCCCCAGCAGACACCACTACAGGCGCCTGGAGTGCACGGCTCGCTCAACTCTCTCACACCCCGAGCGCCGGTCCAGCCTTACAACACCTGGCGCACCCCTCGGCCGATTTGTTTCTattgcggcatccgtggccatatttcaagATTTTGTcgacgccgtcagcaagacgaaagacgaggctacGACGACTTTGAACGGGACGACTTTTACACCAATGGATCGCAACATCGTCGCCCATGCCAGAACAGCCCACGTCGATCGCAGTCTCCGCGGAACTTCGGCGCAGTTGGCAGTTCCCGATttccgcgtcgtcgctcgccttcaccgctGCGGCGCTCTTCTTCCCCACTTCGACCAGCTACCTTGACTATACCTTGActataccttatatatatatagctaccTATATAgctaccttatatatatatatatatatatatatatatatatatatatatatatataaccactgcgagaatcgaacccgcgagcttcgagtcaccagccgagcaccgcaaccgtaccatggttctgggacgtaaaaatCTCGAaattattgtatatatatatatatatatatatatatatatatatataatatatatatatatatatatatatatatgtatatatatatatatatatatatatatatatatatatatatatatatctatatcgcAGTTAGGtatcatttgaacatgcctacatatgtctcattgacattttaatgattaggtgagtatttgtcgagttagaaacataattatgataattatgactaattaagtaagccacatttcttgaaataccctatatatatatatatgtatatatatatatatctatatatatatatatatatatatatatatatatatattatatatggtATTTCAAGAAATAGGTAGAGcatccgacgcgttattcgaaggtatatatatatatatatatatatatatattgctgaaGTAACGCGAAGTAACCActgcgagaatcgaacccgcgagcttcgggtcaccagccgagcaccgcaaccgtaccatggttctgggacgtaaaaatCTCGAAATTATTGTATTAACGTTTCAAATCTTGTTTCATAGCAGCGAATACAGGTGCCACTTCCTATCTGATAAGTACTATTTATCACTTTATCACCTCTCCCTTCTTGTCAGCCATTATAGAGACTCGGCCTTCAAAAAACTTCTTCGTTTGGTAGATTTTGTACCTTTATTCCGTCTGTGTGCGTGTCATCCCTGGTGACTGCTTGGTTTCCTGCATGAGCTTAAGCCACGGCTTTCTCAGCTGAATTCTCGCTGACTAAAGAAGAGTTCGGCGACCTCGTGGTACGTGTCGGCTTGCAAATTCGACGGCAGAACGCGAAGAACACACAAGCCAACAACACACAGGAAGCCACCATCATGCTATGTAGGTGTTGTGTCACAGTGCGCGCAAACCCGCTGTGTCGTGCCTCTCGCAATACAACGAGCCCGTTGCGTGTTGAGGTGCCTTCGCGGACGCGATGTATGCCTCACGGGGCAGGTGCAGAGAAGCGCGAGCCCGTTCCGAACGCAAACATGGCCAAGATGAAAGACCACAGAAGAAACCGCTGAAGctgccccctctctctcccctctgaAGGCTTTGATAGCGAGCACTTCGAACACGCGATCTGGGGATTTGGGGCGGGGATAAGAGAGATCGCAGACGTCCGCAAGGGCTATCGACTTCTAGAATATAAAGACCTTCACGTTCATTAAAGCGCAGGGGTGTTGCTGCACCCACGCAT
Proteins encoded:
- the LOC125758591 gene encoding uncharacterized protein LOC125758591, encoding MDNAAHHSVPLENLPSCKAEIQSWLTQKNIPWSNDQLKPELIQLVNQNKHCFSGYRIDALAKVAGHDIVWLPPYHCIFNPIEMVWSQVKGYIAANNGSFTLAGVEELLNEAIALVTTESWVRDCVHVVRLEEEAWGQDGAIESTLDSIIITLGSDSSSCSDSSDSELSGIEELW